One stretch of Pseudomonas sp. NC02 DNA includes these proteins:
- a CDS encoding L,D-transpeptidase, protein MNTLIKTCAALLTLLSNVALAQIPETSRQLIVVTTPGWNALQGTAQRYERHGQGFQKVGEPFAIVVGKNGMAWGTGLTTPTPDQQPLKHEGDGKAPAGIFKLGGAFGYAPTADTRLPYAASTATRECVDDSQSSHYNTLVDSSAVNKDWTSSERMLRKDQLYRQGIFVEHNTPALANGGSCIFLHIWRSVSSGTLGCTAMDPVNIQALFAWLDPRENPLLVQLPAAQYDLYRERWKLPSR, encoded by the coding sequence TTGAACACGCTCATCAAAACCTGCGCGGCGCTGCTGACGCTGCTTTCAAACGTGGCACTCGCGCAAATCCCCGAGACCAGCCGGCAACTGATCGTGGTCACCACCCCGGGCTGGAACGCCCTCCAGGGCACCGCACAACGCTATGAGCGGCACGGGCAAGGCTTTCAGAAAGTCGGCGAACCCTTTGCCATCGTGGTCGGTAAAAACGGCATGGCGTGGGGCACCGGCCTTACGACGCCCACCCCCGACCAGCAGCCCCTCAAGCATGAAGGCGATGGCAAGGCCCCGGCCGGCATCTTCAAACTCGGCGGTGCCTTCGGCTACGCCCCCACCGCTGACACCCGCTTGCCTTACGCGGCCAGTACCGCCACCCGCGAATGCGTGGATGACAGCCAGTCCAGCCATTACAACACCCTGGTGGACAGCTCGGCGGTGAACAAGGACTGGACCAGTTCCGAGCGGATGCTGCGCAAGGACCAGCTGTACCGCCAGGGGATTTTTGTCGAGCACAACACACCGGCTTTGGCCAACGGCGGCTCGTGTATTTTCCTGCATATCTGGCGCAGCGTCAGTTCGGGAACATTGGGCTGCACGGCGATGGACCCGGTGAATATCCAGGCGTTGTTTGCCTGGCTGGACCCGCGAGAAAACCCGCTGCTGGTGCAACTGCCCGCCGCGCAGTACGAC
- a CDS encoding M15 family metallopeptidase → MPYSSLSLAALSLIVLATPVAADTPMPANMVYLRSLDPSIAQDIRYASPHNFTGAPLDGYKAAECVLSADAAKALVRVQAELARQGYGLKVFDCYRPSRAVANMGRFASLPGDPAKAEFYPRVNKQDFWRLGYVAKVSNHSRGAAVDVTLTGPDALPAQAWNADTAAVDCAAGYGRRLPDGGLDMGTGFDCFDEMAHTNSSHISQAARQNRQRLSAAMAKEGFTGYAGEWWHFTYSRNPVRAEPMDFAIEPLR, encoded by the coding sequence ATGCCCTACTCTTCCCTTTCCCTTGCCGCCCTGAGCCTGATCGTGCTCGCCACGCCGGTAGCGGCAGACACGCCGATGCCGGCCAACATGGTTTACCTGCGCAGCCTCGACCCGAGCATCGCCCAGGACATTCGCTACGCCAGCCCCCACAACTTCACCGGAGCGCCGCTGGACGGCTACAAAGCAGCCGAATGCGTGCTGTCTGCCGACGCGGCAAAGGCACTGGTACGGGTCCAGGCCGAGTTGGCCAGGCAGGGTTACGGCTTGAAGGTCTTCGACTGCTATCGTCCCAGCCGTGCCGTGGCGAACATGGGCCGCTTCGCCAGCCTGCCGGGGGATCCGGCCAAGGCCGAGTTCTACCCCCGGGTGAACAAGCAGGATTTCTGGCGCCTGGGCTATGTGGCCAAGGTTTCCAACCACTCCCGGGGGGCGGCAGTGGACGTGACCCTGACCGGCCCCGATGCACTGCCAGCCCAGGCCTGGAACGCCGACACCGCGGCGGTGGATTGCGCCGCCGGTTACGGTCGACGCCTGCCCGATGGCGGCCTGGACATGGGCACCGGTTTTGATTGCTTCGACGAAATGGCCCACACCAACAGCTCCCACATCAGCCAGGCGGCACGCCAGAATCGCCAACGGTTGAGCGCTGCGATGGCCAAGGAAGGCTTTACCGGTTATGCCGGCGAATGGTGGCACTTCACCTATAGCCGAAACCCGGTGCGGGCCGAGCCGATGGACTTCGCTATCGAACCGCTGCGGTAA
- a CDS encoding glycosyltransferase family 39 protein yields the protein MNFWKTERGALLLLLGVSALILLLGLGARDLWGPETRWANITLQMLQSGDYFDPYLKGTPYYDKPLPSYWLITGFANLMGGLGPWSLRLSSVISAWLSIWLVYLIGEQLFRKGTGLIAGWMLATTFYFLFWARVATADVLTVCGVLAAVWWYWRGPDDTRLGRYTVFFLLLAATSLFKGLIGFVLPGLVLLPHLLSEQRYKRHLNLRLVLAVIIAGAFYAIPFVLSHLYGAPTYGASGLELVFRENVVRFFDPFDHMGPIYTYLIYLPAYTLPWAPCWVLGLWLAVRHWRDTPPNTRWLVWGLGLLFVFFTASGSRRSYYVLPLVPFAQLLAAWWVSERIARKGTVGRGWYRGFGIAAGVMLLVLGVVYPWTNGNGGVTRFAEDVQAQAVKSAPWNEWQMVMVEVDNKVPMYLQNHGTPFYYVAETQDFPRQGDSAAFMAWLEKTSGRPFDPKRTIIVAQSTKDDPTPLAYLGNDHQVITTQPDNGERLFHKRDGGSVAFVPNAAP from the coding sequence ATGAACTTCTGGAAAACCGAACGCGGCGCCCTGCTGCTGCTCCTGGGCGTGTCGGCCCTGATCCTGCTGCTGGGCCTGGGCGCCCGCGACCTGTGGGGCCCGGAAACCCGCTGGGCGAACATCACCCTGCAGATGCTGCAAAGCGGCGACTACTTCGACCCGTACCTCAAGGGCACCCCGTACTACGACAAACCCTTGCCGTCGTATTGGCTGATCACCGGGTTTGCCAACCTGATGGGCGGCCTGGGGCCGTGGTCGTTGCGCTTGTCATCGGTGATCTCGGCGTGGCTGAGCATCTGGCTGGTGTACCTGATCGGCGAGCAACTGTTCCGCAAAGGCACCGGCCTGATTGCCGGCTGGATGCTCGCGACCACCTTCTACTTCCTCTTCTGGGCCCGGGTGGCCACGGCGGACGTGCTGACCGTATGCGGCGTGCTCGCCGCCGTCTGGTGGTATTGGCGCGGGCCGGACGATACGCGGCTGGGGCGCTACACGGTGTTCTTCCTGTTACTGGCGGCGACATCACTGTTCAAGGGTTTGATCGGCTTTGTACTGCCGGGCCTGGTGCTGTTGCCGCACTTGCTCAGCGAACAGCGCTACAAACGCCACCTCAACCTGCGGCTGGTGCTGGCCGTGATCATTGCCGGGGCGTTCTACGCGATCCCGTTTGTGCTGTCCCACCTCTACGGCGCACCGACCTACGGTGCAAGCGGCCTGGAACTGGTGTTCCGGGAAAACGTGGTGCGCTTCTTCGACCCGTTCGACCATATGGGTCCGATCTACACCTACCTGATCTACCTGCCGGCCTACACCTTGCCCTGGGCGCCGTGCTGGGTGCTGGGCCTGTGGCTCGCCGTGCGGCATTGGCGCGACACCCCGCCCAACACCCGTTGGCTGGTGTGGGGGCTGGGCCTGCTGTTTGTGTTCTTCACCGCCAGTGGCAGCCGGCGCAGTTACTACGTGCTGCCGCTGGTGCCGTTCGCGCAGTTGCTGGCGGCGTGGTGGGTCAGTGAGCGTATCGCCCGCAAAGGCACGGTCGGCCGGGGTTGGTACCGTGGGTTCGGCATCGCTGCCGGGGTGATGCTGTTGGTACTCGGGGTGGTGTATCCGTGGACCAATGGCAATGGCGGCGTGACCCGTTTCGCCGAGGACGTTCAAGCGCAAGCAGTGAAAAGCGCGCCATGGAACGAGTGGCAGATGGTGATGGTGGAAGTCGACAACAAGGTACCGATGTACCTGCAAAATCACGGGACGCCGTTCTACTACGTTGCCGAAACCCAGGACTTCCCGCGCCAGGGCGACAGTGCGGCGTTCATGGCCTGGCTGGAAAAAACCAGCGGCCGCCCCTTTGATCCCAAGCGCACAATTATTGTCGCGCAGTCCACCAAGGATGACCCGACGCCGCTGGCCTACCTGGGCAACGATCATCAGGTCATCACGACCCAGCCGGACAATGGTGAACGGTTGTTCCACAAGCGTGACGGTGGCAGCGTGGCATTTGTGCCCAACGCCGCGCCGTAG
- the arnT gene encoding lipid IV(A) 4-amino-4-deoxy-L-arabinosyltransferase, with amino-acid sequence MTRLKPLPVLLLAFVMFYLLPLGLHGLWIPDETRYAQISQEMLISGNWVAPHFMGVRYFEKPAAGYWLIALGQALFGENLFGVRIASALTTGLSVVLAYLIARRLWNDPRKSFACALLYMSFGLVAGQAGYSNLDPQFTFWVNLSLAALWFALDSSTPRARLASWTLLGVACGMGFMTKGFLAWLLPVLIALPYMLWQRRLGELLRYGPLAILVAAVVCLPWALTIHLQEPDYWRFFFWHEHIRRFASDNAQHARPWWFYLPLMVVSCLPWAALLPATLCKAWKEKRQPAIVFLALWLLLPLGFFSLSNGKLPTYIMPCLLPLALLMGHALIDLLANARTRALRVNGLLNLGIGLAAMVTLIYLQIDRPLYGNSHSEMFNLSLTFIVLMGWMLANLLQAFRPLALWAMPALGIGLLVALLPAGMPAVVEDNQMPDQFVLQHLDELQKTQALLSNELESASALAWRLRRPEVTLYNTEGELRYGLQYADSMHRKVDLDSVQAWLKQARQQGSVGVLMRVRSTSEMREAGQLPLGGKRYYKGDLEIIIYPQLP; translated from the coding sequence ATGACCCGCCTTAAACCATTGCCCGTATTGCTACTGGCATTCGTGATGTTCTATCTGTTGCCACTGGGCCTGCATGGCCTATGGATCCCTGACGAAACCCGCTACGCCCAGATCAGCCAGGAAATGCTCATCAGCGGCAACTGGGTGGCACCGCACTTCATGGGCGTGCGCTATTTCGAAAAACCCGCCGCCGGCTACTGGCTCATCGCACTGGGCCAGGCGTTGTTCGGTGAAAACCTGTTCGGCGTGCGCATCGCTTCCGCCCTGACCACCGGCCTGAGCGTCGTGCTCGCCTACCTGATCGCCCGCCGGCTATGGAACGACCCGCGCAAGAGCTTCGCCTGCGCGCTGCTCTACATGAGTTTCGGCCTGGTGGCCGGGCAAGCCGGTTATTCCAACCTGGATCCGCAATTCACCTTTTGGGTCAACCTGAGCCTGGCGGCGCTGTGGTTTGCCCTCGACAGCTCCACCCCCCGTGCGCGCCTCGCCAGCTGGACGTTGTTGGGTGTGGCCTGCGGCATGGGTTTCATGACCAAGGGTTTCCTGGCGTGGTTGCTGCCGGTGTTGATCGCCCTGCCTTACATGCTCTGGCAGCGTCGCCTGGGGGAACTGCTGCGCTACGGGCCGCTGGCGATTCTGGTGGCGGCCGTGGTGTGCCTGCCCTGGGCACTGACGATCCACCTGCAGGAACCGGACTACTGGCGTTTCTTCTTCTGGCACGAGCACATCCGCCGGTTTGCCTCCGACAATGCCCAGCATGCACGACCCTGGTGGTTCTACCTGCCGCTGATGGTGGTGTCGTGCCTGCCGTGGGCGGCGCTGCTGCCGGCGACACTGTGCAAGGCCTGGAAGGAAAAGCGCCAACCGGCCATCGTCTTCCTGGCGCTGTGGTTGCTGCTGCCCCTGGGCTTTTTCAGCCTGAGCAACGGCAAGCTGCCGACCTACATCATGCCGTGCCTGCTGCCGCTGGCGCTGCTGATGGGCCATGCGTTGATCGACCTGCTGGCCAACGCCCGCACCCGCGCGCTGCGCGTCAATGGCCTGCTCAACCTGGGCATCGGCCTCGCGGCGATGGTGACGCTGATCTACCTGCAAATCGACCGGCCGTTGTACGGCAACAGCCACAGCGAGATGTTCAACCTGTCCCTGACGTTCATCGTGCTGATGGGCTGGATGCTCGCCAACCTGCTTCAAGCCTTCCGCCCATTGGCGCTGTGGGCGATGCCGGCGTTGGGCATTGGCCTGCTGGTGGCGCTGTTGCCCGCCGGCATGCCGGCGGTGGTCGAAGATAACCAGATGCCTGACCAGTTCGTGCTCCAGCACCTGGACGAGCTCCAAAAGACGCAAGCGCTGCTGAGCAACGAACTGGAATCGGCGTCGGCCCTGGCATGGCGCCTGCGCCGGCCCGAAGTGACGCTCTACAACACTGAAGGCGAACTGCGCTACGGCCTGCAATACGCCGACTCGATGCACCGCAAGGTGGATCTCGACAGCGTTCAAGCCTGGCTCAAGCAGGCGCGCCAGCAAGGTTCGGTGGGCGTGCTGATGCGGGTCAGGAGCACCAGCGAAATGCGCGAAGCCGGCCAGCTGCCGTTGGGGGGCAAGCGTTATTACAAGGGTGACCTGGAGATCATCATCTACCCGCAATTGCCGTAA
- a CDS encoding histidine phosphatase family protein codes for MVNSVVDLTLSKSRSRWAFVKQLNKLWLGVAGIVMISLAVTAFIWWPRSPLDLGVGHRLLTSGTLEAWRNGDLVVLVRHEERCDRSNNPCLGPADGLTTLGSLSASAVGKAFQTLGMENTDVLSSPTTRTAQTSLFMFGKAELSPGPLAICGPAIGEELRPHKHADRNLLVVTHSACISDFEEALGYSHAAHAEYGSALFVKLLPDGKFKALGILNSKDWAAVLKQL; via the coding sequence ATGGTGAATAGTGTGGTTGACCTGACCCTGAGCAAGTCTCGCTCGCGCTGGGCATTTGTAAAACAGCTGAACAAACTGTGGCTTGGCGTGGCAGGTATCGTGATGATCAGCCTGGCAGTAACGGCGTTCATCTGGTGGCCAAGATCGCCGCTGGACCTGGGCGTGGGCCACCGCCTGCTCACCTCCGGAACCCTGGAAGCCTGGCGTAACGGAGACCTGGTGGTGCTGGTCCGCCATGAGGAACGCTGTGACCGCTCCAACAACCCTTGCCTGGGCCCGGCAGACGGCCTGACCACGCTCGGCTCGTTGTCTGCCAGTGCCGTGGGCAAGGCCTTCCAGACCCTGGGCATGGAAAACACCGACGTACTGAGCAGCCCCACTACCCGTACCGCGCAGACCTCGCTTTTCATGTTCGGCAAGGCCGAATTGTCACCCGGGCCCCTGGCCATCTGCGGCCCTGCTATCGGCGAGGAACTGCGCCCGCATAAACACGCGGACCGCAACCTGCTGGTGGTCACCCACAGCGCCTGCATCAGCGACTTCGAGGAGGCATTGGGCTACTCACACGCTGCCCATGCTGAATACGGCAGTGCATTGTTTGTAAAGCTGCTGCCCGATGGCAAGTTCAAGGCGCTGGGTATTTTGAACAGTAAGGACTGGGCCGCCGTGCTTAAACAACTTTAG
- a CDS encoding ABC transporter ATP-binding protein — translation MLQVQGVFKSYGTPQGPLTVLAGVDLYLGARSSLALMGESGSGKSTLLHLVAGLDQVDRGSIQVGDQRLDQMSEAQLAHWRRTEIGLVFQQFNLIGSLRVEDNLAFQARLAGRLDPAWQAQLVERLGLGDLLRRYPEQLSGGQQQRVAVGRALASRPGLLLADEPTGNLDEGTSDEVLQLLLDLLRDSPTSLLMVTHSPRIAARLDQQVVLHRGQVLAADAR, via the coding sequence ATGCTGCAGGTACAAGGGGTATTCAAGAGTTATGGCACGCCGCAGGGGCCGTTGACCGTGCTGGCGGGTGTCGACCTGTACCTGGGAGCGCGCAGCAGCCTGGCGTTGATGGGTGAGTCGGGCAGTGGCAAAAGCACGCTGCTGCATTTGGTGGCCGGGCTCGACCAGGTCGACCGTGGCAGCATCCAGGTCGGCGACCAGCGCCTGGACCAGATGAGTGAGGCGCAACTGGCCCACTGGCGTCGCACCGAGATCGGCCTGGTGTTCCAGCAGTTCAACCTGATCGGCAGCCTGCGGGTCGAAGACAACCTGGCCTTCCAGGCGCGCCTGGCCGGGCGCCTCGATCCGGCGTGGCAAGCGCAGCTTGTGGAGCGACTCGGCCTGGGTGACTTGCTCAGGCGTTACCCCGAACAACTGTCCGGCGGCCAGCAGCAACGGGTAGCGGTAGGACGAGCCCTGGCGTCGCGCCCCGGCTTGCTGCTGGCGGACGAACCCACCGGTAACCTCGACGAAGGCACCAGTGACGAAGTGCTGCAACTGCTGCTGGACCTGCTGCGGGACAGCCCCACCAGCTTGCTGATGGTCACCCACAGCCCGCGCATCGCGGCGCGCCTTGACCAGCAGGTGGTGTTGCATCGCGGCCAGGTACTCGCTGCGGACGCCCGCTGA
- a CDS encoding FtsX-like permease family protein: MRVFHWTLRALLSHWRRHPVQFFSVLTGLWLATALLTGVQALNSQARDSYARASQLIGGEPQASLSAPDGASFPQALFADLRRAGWPVSPVVQGRVQLKGHEDQRLQVMGIDPVSLPGGGALAGQTLDRAQMVAFFNPPGRTWIAPQTLQSLGLKEGDQPLTAAGLALPPLHVQADMAPGVLLTDIGFAQPLLDMPQRLSRLLLDKAFAAAHPALPPELGAQLQLKQAEENNLARLTESFHLNLDALGFLSFVVGLFIVHAAIGLALEQRRGLLRTLRACGVSARMLILSLAVELGGLAVLGGLAGVASGYLLASLLLPDVAASLRGLYGAELPGQLSLSPLWWLSGLGLGLLGALLAGASSLWRAARLPLLALANAQAWHQAHGRWLRRQGWVAGSALLVALLALVFGDSLASGFVLMAALLLGAALGLPVVLNGVLKAVLGRSRSVLGQWFLADCRQQLPALSLALMALLLALAANIGAGSMTSGFRQTFNNWLEQRLTAELYLNPQNPAQAEALQTWLVQQPLVQTVLPTWQVAVQLQGWPADLFGVVDDPTYRQHWPLLEAAANPWSQLLQDDSLMLSEQMARRLKVRLGDVVSIPTPQGPWSPKVVGIYADYGNPKGHLLVNSRHLLQHWPGLSPARFNLRVLPGNVPPLVRAVQERFALEDSRIVDQQQLKGWSSQVFERTFAATAALNSLTLGVAGVALFISLLTQSQSRLGQLAPLWALGVTRRQLMLLNLGQTWLLAVLTLVLALPLGLLLAWCLDVVINVQAFGWRLPLQVFPGQLAQLLGLAMLATLLASAWPLWQLYRSRPADLLRTFANED, from the coding sequence ATGCGCGTCTTCCACTGGACACTGCGCGCGCTGCTCAGCCATTGGCGGCGCCACCCTGTGCAATTCTTCAGTGTGCTCACTGGCCTGTGGCTGGCCACCGCGCTGTTGACCGGCGTGCAAGCCCTCAACAGCCAGGCGCGGGACAGCTACGCGCGGGCCAGCCAGCTGATCGGCGGCGAACCCCAGGCCAGCCTCAGTGCGCCGGACGGTGCCAGCTTCCCCCAGGCGCTGTTTGCCGACCTGCGCCGCGCCGGGTGGCCGGTGTCGCCGGTGGTGCAGGGCCGCGTGCAGCTCAAGGGCCATGAAGACCAGCGCCTGCAAGTGATGGGCATCGACCCGGTGTCGTTGCCCGGCGGTGGCGCGCTGGCCGGGCAGACCCTGGACCGGGCGCAGATGGTCGCGTTCTTCAACCCGCCGGGACGCACCTGGATCGCGCCGCAGACCTTGCAGTCTCTGGGCCTGAAAGAGGGCGACCAGCCGCTGACAGCTGCCGGGCTGGCGCTGCCGCCGCTGCATGTTCAAGCGGACATGGCCCCCGGCGTCTTACTGACCGATATCGGCTTCGCCCAACCGCTGCTGGACATGCCCCAACGCCTGTCGCGGTTGCTGCTGGACAAGGCCTTTGCCGCCGCGCATCCCGCTCTGCCGCCGGAACTGGGCGCGCAACTGCAGCTCAAGCAGGCCGAGGAAAACAACCTCGCGCGCCTCACTGAAAGCTTCCATCTGAACCTCGATGCGCTGGGCTTTCTGTCCTTTGTGGTGGGCCTGTTTATCGTGCATGCCGCCATCGGCCTGGCGCTGGAGCAGCGGCGCGGCCTGCTGCGAACCTTGCGGGCGTGCGGGGTCAGTGCGCGGATGCTGATCCTCAGCCTGGCGGTGGAACTCGGTGGCCTGGCCGTGCTGGGTGGCCTGGCGGGCGTGGCCAGCGGGTACTTGCTGGCCAGCCTGTTGCTGCCGGATGTAGCCGCCAGCTTGCGCGGCCTGTATGGCGCCGAGTTGCCCGGCCAACTGAGCCTCAGCCCGCTGTGGTGGCTCAGTGGCCTGGGCCTGGGTTTGCTCGGCGCGTTGCTCGCCGGGGCCAGCAGCCTGTGGCGGGCGGCGCGTTTGCCGTTGTTGGCGCTGGCCAATGCCCAGGCCTGGCACCAGGCCCATGGGCGCTGGCTGCGACGCCAGGGCTGGGTGGCGGGTTCGGCCTTACTGGTTGCGCTGTTGGCACTGGTATTTGGCGACAGCCTGGCCAGTGGTTTTGTATTGATGGCGGCCTTGTTGCTGGGCGCTGCGCTGGGCTTGCCGGTGGTGCTCAATGGCGTGCTCAAGGCGGTATTGGGGCGCAGCCGTTCGGTGCTGGGGCAATGGTTTCTCGCCGATTGCCGCCAGCAGTTGCCGGCCCTGAGCCTGGCGCTGATGGCCTTGCTGCTGGCGTTGGCCGCCAATATCGGCGCGGGCTCGATGACCTCGGGCTTTCGCCAGACCTTCAACAACTGGCTGGAACAACGCCTGACCGCCGAGTTGTACCTCAACCCGCAAAACCCGGCCCAGGCCGAGGCGCTGCAAACCTGGCTGGTACAGCAGCCCCTGGTGCAGACAGTGCTGCCGACCTGGCAGGTTGCGGTGCAGTTGCAGGGGTGGCCGGCTGACCTGTTCGGCGTGGTCGACGACCCTACTTATCGCCAGCATTGGCCGCTGCTGGAAGCGGCGGCGAACCCATGGAGCCAGTTGTTGCAGGACGACAGCCTGATGCTCAGTGAGCAAATGGCACGCCGGCTCAAGGTGCGGCTGGGCGATGTGGTCAGCATCCCCACGCCCCAAGGTCCATGGTCGCCGAAGGTCGTGGGGATTTATGCCGACTACGGCAACCCCAAGGGCCACTTGCTGGTGAATTCGCGGCACCTGTTGCAGCACTGGCCGGGATTGTCGCCGGCGCGTTTCAACCTGCGGGTTTTGCCGGGCAACGTGCCGCCGCTGGTGCGTGCAGTACAGGAACGGTTTGCCCTCGAAGACAGCCGCATCGTCGACCAGCAGCAGCTCAAGGGCTGGTCGAGCCAGGTATTCGAACGAACTTTTGCCGCCACCGCCGCCCTTAACAGCCTGACCCTGGGCGTCGCCGGCGTGGCGTTGTTCATCAGCCTGCTGACCCAGAGCCAAAGCCGTCTTGGCCAGTTGGCCCCGCTGTGGGCGCTGGGCGTGACACGACGCCAATTGATGCTGCTCAACCTCGGCCAGACCTGGCTGCTGGCGGTGCTGACCCTGGTGCTGGCGTTGCCGCTGGGCTTGCTGCTGGCGTGGTGCCTGGACGTGGTGATCAACGTCCAGGCCTTCGGCTGGCGCCTGCCGTTGCAGGTGTTCCCGGGGCAACTGGCGCAACTGCTGGGCCTGGCGATGCTGGCCACCTTGCTGGCTTCGGCCTGGCCGTTGTGGCAGCTGTACCGCAGTCGCCCGGCGGATTTGCTGAGGACCTTTGCCAATGAAGATTAA
- a CDS encoding lipocalin-like domain-containing protein: MKIKYLLWATFLLLGACDKPPAPEESFAGLGSQAADFAQVVPGKVFSFPQDHGPHDGYRIEWWYLTANLKDAEGNAYGVQWTLFRNALKAGPTQPGWHDSTIWLGHAAVTSATRHYASERYARGGVGQAGAQAVPFNAWIDDWNFATRPGAASPLADMQLKAAGEHFNYDLHLTSSRPLVLQGDNGYSRKSDQGQASYYYSQPFFQADGRVTIDGKNYPVTGTAWLDREWSSQPLTASQTGWDWFSLHLDSGEQLMLFRVRQKDGPSYLTGTWIDKEGHTQTLHNQDIQLTPLGTTAIDGRSIPTQWSLKIPGKHLDITTEAVNPKAWMNLSIPYWEGPVKFQGGVGYLEMTGY, translated from the coding sequence ATGAAGATTAAGTACCTGTTATGGGCGACGTTCCTGCTGCTGGGCGCCTGCGACAAACCACCTGCACCTGAAGAAAGCTTCGCCGGACTGGGCAGCCAGGCCGCGGACTTTGCCCAGGTGGTGCCCGGCAAGGTCTTCAGCTTTCCCCAGGACCATGGCCCCCATGACGGCTATCGCATCGAATGGTGGTACCTCACCGCCAACCTGAAGGATGCCGAGGGCAATGCCTACGGCGTGCAATGGACGCTGTTTCGCAACGCACTCAAGGCCGGCCCGACACAACCCGGCTGGCACGACTCGACGATCTGGCTCGGCCACGCCGCCGTCACCTCGGCCACCCGCCATTACGCCAGCGAACGCTACGCCCGCGGCGGCGTGGGGCAGGCGGGGGCCCAGGCGGTGCCGTTCAATGCCTGGATCGATGACTGGAATTTCGCCACCCGCCCCGGTGCAGCCAGCCCCCTGGCGGACATGCAACTCAAGGCTGCAGGCGAGCATTTCAACTACGACCTGCACCTGACCTCCAGCCGCCCATTGGTGCTCCAGGGCGACAACGGCTACAGCCGTAAGTCCGACCAGGGCCAGGCGTCGTACTACTACAGCCAGCCGTTTTTCCAGGCAGATGGCCGCGTGACGATCGACGGAAAAAACTACCCGGTGACCGGCACCGCGTGGCTCGACCGCGAGTGGAGCAGCCAGCCCCTGACCGCCAGCCAGACCGGCTGGGACTGGTTCTCCCTGCACCTGGACAGTGGCGAGCAATTGATGCTGTTTCGGGTGCGGCAGAAAGACGGACCGTCCTACCTGACCGGCACCTGGATCGACAAAGAGGGCCACACACAGACCCTGCACAACCAGGATATTCAACTGACGCCGCTGGGCACGACCGCGATCGATGGGCGCAGCATTCCCACCCAGTGGTCATTGAAGATCCCGGGCAAACATCTGGATATCACCACGGAAGCGGTCAACCCAAAAGCCTGGATGAACCTGAGCATTCCTTACTGGGAAGGGCCGGTGAAATTTCAGGGTGGGGTGGGGTATCTGGAGATGACGGGGTATTGA
- a CDS encoding SMP-30/gluconolactonase/LRE family protein yields the protein MSTRPSNVGRLVLLILTAIVAFLLLMPTKVQPVNWSPPKAPSLKDGPYAENQRLKDVKRTGAQDIAGPEALLLDGKGFLITGLHDGRIIRTAPESHVLEELTNTQGRPLGLALHPDGRLIIADGIKGLLALDTQHNLTTLATSAAGLPFGFVDDITVDAAGRYAYFSDASSRWGYGEDGEAVIEHGGDGRLLRYDFSTGHTEVLLDQLQFANGVALGPNEDYVLVNETGAYRISRYWLKGDKAGVHDLFIDNLPGLPDNLSFNGKDRFWVALYSPRNPLLDGFAGYPLMRKIMVRALMVVPKPIERKAFVLGLDVNGKVIANLQDGSSGNYSPVTTAREYGDWLYLGSLKNTGMARLPLKVALAQ from the coding sequence ATGAGTACCCGTCCAAGCAACGTTGGTCGTCTGGTCCTGCTGATCCTGACCGCCATCGTCGCCTTCCTGCTGCTGATGCCCACCAAAGTGCAACCGGTCAACTGGTCGCCGCCCAAGGCGCCATCCCTGAAGGACGGGCCCTACGCCGAAAACCAGCGCCTCAAGGACGTGAAAAGAACCGGCGCCCAGGACATCGCCGGGCCCGAAGCCTTGTTGCTGGATGGCAAAGGGTTCCTCATCACCGGCCTGCATGACGGGCGCATCATCCGCACGGCCCCCGAAAGCCACGTTCTCGAAGAGCTGACCAACACCCAGGGTCGCCCCCTGGGCCTGGCCCTGCATCCGGACGGGCGGTTGATCATTGCCGATGGGATCAAGGGCCTGCTCGCCCTCGACACCCAGCACAATCTCACCACCCTGGCCACCAGCGCCGCCGGCCTGCCGTTTGGCTTTGTCGATGACATCACCGTCGACGCCGCCGGGCGTTATGCGTACTTCAGCGATGCATCAAGCCGATGGGGTTATGGGGAAGACGGCGAGGCGGTGATCGAGCACGGCGGTGACGGCCGTTTGCTACGGTATGACTTCAGCACCGGCCACACCGAGGTATTGCTGGACCAGTTGCAATTCGCCAATGGCGTGGCCCTGGGGCCGAACGAAGACTATGTGCTGGTCAACGAAACCGGCGCCTATCGCATCAGCCGCTACTGGCTCAAGGGCGACAAGGCCGGCGTCCACGACCTGTTTATCGACAACCTGCCGGGCCTGCCGGACAACCTCAGCTTCAACGGCAAGGACCGGTTCTGGGTTGCCTTGTATTCACCGCGCAACCCGCTGCTCGACGGTTTTGCCGGCTACCCGCTGATGCGCAAGATCATGGTACGGGCACTGATGGTGGTGCCCAAGCCCATCGAGCGTAAGGCCTTTGTGCTCGGGCTGGACGTGAACGGCAAGGTCATCGCAAACCTGCAGGATGGCAGCAGCGGTAACTACTCGCCCGTCACCACGGCACGTGAGTACGGTGACTGGTTGTATCTGGGTTCGCTTAAAAACACCGGTATGGCGCGCTTGCCACTCAAGGTGGCGTTGGCGCAATAA